From Draconibacterium halophilum, one genomic window encodes:
- a CDS encoding MFS transporter, with protein MIRIKLSLMMLLQYMMYAVWWVPLAAYLTNLEVSSFEKSMILSSMAIGCLGSPIIGMLADRFFPGQKVLASLNLLNAVMLLLAGTTNQPDLLFVFLLIAMLGYMPSWSLTSSIAMAHLPSEQFPKIRVFGSIGWVASGLFSIIFIRFLDLDFDGTNIPFYCGAAVSIVAVFVNLTLPNTPPPAKGQKGSLIDAFGLRTIELMKDRNFAIFIAFSFLSMIPFAMYYSFFSEFLLNINTKYISVTMNWGVLAEMGFLLLVPLAIKKLGLRKVMVLGLVALVVRYLSFFAGGAISQSWMYFIGILIHGLIFGFFYVGGQIYIDKKSPAGLRSQAQGFIFLVTFGAGLLVGNFICSEIIAYYKSDAGYDWNAIWGITTLSSIVLLLAFMLLFKNNDEHLKSR; from the coding sequence ATGATTAGAATAAAACTGTCTCTGATGATGCTCCTCCAATACATGATGTATGCAGTTTGGTGGGTTCCTCTCGCTGCTTATTTAACCAACCTCGAGGTTAGCAGTTTCGAAAAATCGATGATATTAAGTTCAATGGCTATTGGCTGTCTGGGATCTCCTATTATTGGTATGTTGGCCGACCGTTTTTTCCCCGGACAAAAAGTATTGGCCTCGTTAAATTTGCTGAATGCAGTAATGTTATTACTGGCCGGAACAACAAATCAACCCGATTTATTATTTGTATTCCTGCTTATTGCCATGCTTGGCTATATGCCCAGCTGGAGTTTAACCAGTTCAATTGCAATGGCACACCTCCCTTCCGAACAATTCCCTAAGATAAGGGTTTTTGGCTCCATTGGCTGGGTAGCTTCGGGTTTATTCAGTATTATTTTTATTCGGTTTTTAGACCTTGATTTTGACGGAACAAATATTCCCTTTTATTGTGGTGCAGCAGTTAGTATAGTAGCTGTATTTGTCAACCTGACTTTGCCGAATACACCTCCACCTGCCAAAGGGCAAAAAGGTTCGTTAATTGATGCGTTTGGCTTACGCACCATAGAACTAATGAAAGACAGGAATTTTGCCATTTTTATTGCATTCTCCTTTCTCTCGATGATTCCCTTTGCCATGTACTACTCATTTTTCTCCGAATTCCTTTTAAATATCAATACCAAATACATTTCAGTAACCATGAACTGGGGGGTATTAGCAGAAATGGGATTTTTACTCCTGGTTCCTCTAGCCATAAAAAAACTGGGGTTAAGAAAAGTAATGGTTTTGGGACTCGTGGCACTGGTTGTTCGCTACCTATCGTTTTTTGCCGGCGGTGCAATCAGCCAAAGCTGGATGTATTTTATCGGAATCCTGATTCACGGATTAATTTTTGGGTTCTTTTATGTGGGCGGTCAAATTTACATCGATAAAAAATCACCTGCCGGATTGCGCTCGCAGGCACAGGGTTTTATTTTCCTGGTAACATTTGGTGCCGGCCTTCTGGTGGGAAACTTTATTTGCAGCGAAATTATTGCCTATTACAAAAGCGATGCGGGCTACGACTGGAATGCCATTTGGGGAATAACCACATTAAGTTCGATAGTGTTACTGCTCGCATTTATGTTGTTATTTAAAAACAACGATGAACACTTAAAATCGAGATAA
- a CDS encoding DUF6057 family protein encodes MNQSKYKLNRIVLNLPYLLLLLLGTFYLFNFTSYIFYYQEKSSLFLLTFSYLQEHLNQPGGFLIYLGELQEAFYYYPLLGAVLVVLEICAITFVLGKIGSVLTGRRLYFVSFIIGALLFYLQTNYQYQAINNLGILIHLLLFLGVITSKPKSRWGAVIILPLIYFLFGSFSYLLLGMLSVYFLLERKWLVLAFSWLSVGICFWLGKEFLFYQTTSSLLVFPFSVTAIGGQVILFGVTALIVLFVPILAKIKVKSIDRLKIRQMKFAELSPFLIILLLTVVVSLRIDIKSQHYFHAEKLFYEQKYDELIRFNSVEPTNNKLTLFINNVALAETGRLGDSLFKFRQSNDGTTLFLKWENIGQYLRFGGYYYYAIGVVNEAQRWVYEYTVIYGYTPETLKMLIKTELIKGNYQTAEKYITILGQSLFYKNQARDFRNFLNDDVAVLSDNELGRKRQQDTKLDFFVKSDEPWLNLLPVLDADPNNPIALQYKLSWLMLQKDMKGIVELLPAMEQAGLKKIPKNVEEAVVTYKLLNIGEIPELKQLKIDPQTEQRFQRYYQIYQQNQSNKRKAQIALRDFADTYWYYVFFN; translated from the coding sequence ATGAACCAATCAAAATATAAATTAAACCGGATTGTACTGAACTTACCGTATCTCCTTCTTTTGTTGTTGGGAACGTTTTATTTATTCAACTTTACAAGTTATATTTTCTACTATCAGGAAAAATCGTCATTGTTTTTGCTCACTTTTTCTTATTTGCAGGAACACCTGAATCAACCCGGAGGATTTTTAATCTATCTGGGAGAATTGCAGGAGGCATTTTATTATTATCCTTTGCTCGGAGCTGTTTTGGTAGTATTAGAAATTTGTGCGATTACATTTGTTTTGGGGAAAATAGGTTCTGTGTTGACAGGTCGCCGCCTTTATTTTGTTTCTTTTATTATTGGGGCCTTACTTTTTTATCTGCAGACAAATTATCAGTATCAGGCCATAAATAACCTTGGCATTTTAATTCATTTACTTTTGTTTTTGGGAGTAATAACAAGCAAGCCAAAGTCCCGATGGGGAGCGGTAATCATTCTTCCGCTTATTTATTTTCTTTTTGGTAGTTTTTCCTACCTGTTACTCGGAATGTTATCCGTTTATTTTCTATTAGAAAGAAAATGGTTGGTGTTGGCATTCAGTTGGTTAAGTGTTGGTATTTGCTTTTGGCTTGGTAAGGAGTTTTTATTTTATCAAACCACCAGTTCGCTTCTTGTTTTCCCGTTTTCGGTAACCGCTATTGGCGGACAGGTTATTTTGTTTGGGGTAACAGCACTAATTGTACTGTTTGTTCCAATACTTGCAAAAATAAAGGTCAAATCAATCGATCGTTTAAAAATAAGGCAAATGAAGTTTGCCGAACTTTCTCCTTTTCTTATTATTCTGTTGCTTACTGTTGTTGTGTCTCTGCGCATTGACATCAAGAGTCAGCACTACTTTCACGCTGAAAAATTATTCTACGAACAAAAATATGATGAGCTGATTCGATTTAATTCTGTTGAACCAACAAACAACAAACTAACGCTGTTTATAAACAATGTGGCATTGGCCGAAACCGGGCGTTTGGGAGATTCGTTATTCAAATTCCGCCAGAGCAACGATGGAACCACTCTCTTTTTAAAATGGGAAAATATAGGGCAGTATTTACGGTTTGGTGGTTATTATTATTATGCCATTGGTGTAGTAAACGAGGCACAACGTTGGGTTTACGAGTACACTGTGATTTATGGTTATACACCCGAAACCCTTAAAATGCTAATTAAAACCGAGCTGATTAAAGGAAATTACCAAACGGCGGAAAAATACATTACAATTCTTGGTCAATCGCTTTTTTACAAAAACCAGGCACGCGATTTCAGGAATTTTCTGAACGATGATGTAGCCGTATTGAGCGATAACGAATTAGGACGAAAAAGGCAGCAGGATACCAAACTCGATTTTTTTGTAAAAAGCGATGAACCCTGGCTAAACCTGCTTCCTGTTTTGGATGCCGACCCGAATAACCCGATTGCCCTGCAATATAAGCTGTCTTGGCTGATGCTTCAAAAAGATATGAAAGGTATTGTTGAATTGCTACCGGCAATGGAGCAGGCGGGATTAAAAAAGATTCCCAAAAATGTTGAAGAGGCTGTGGTTACCTACAAATTACTGAATATAGGAGAGATACCTGAGCTAAAACAGCTGAAAATTGATCCACAAACCGAACAACGATTTCAACGGTATTACCAGATATATCAGCAAAATCAGTCGAACAAAAGAAAAGCTCAAATTGCTCTTCGTGATTTTGCTGATACATATTGGTATTATGTTTTTTTCAATTAA